In a genomic window of Streptococcus oralis:
- a CDS encoding ABC transporter ATP-binding protein, which produces MRRQTANQTLKRLAVDLVSHPFLLFLAFLGTIAQVALSIYLPILIGQVIDQVLVADSSPVFWQIFLQMILVVIGNTLVQWANPLLYNRLIFSYTKDLRERIIHKLHRLPIAFVDRQGSGEMVSRVTTDIEQLAAGLTMIFNQFFIGVLMILVSILAMLQIHLLMTLLVLLLTPLSMVISRFIAKRSYHLFQKQTETRGIQTQLIEESLSQQTIIQSFNAQTEFIQRLHEANANYAGYSQSAIFYSSTVNPSTRFVNALIYALLAGVGAYRIMMGSTLTIGRLVTFLNYVQQYTKPFNDISSVLAELQSALACAERIYAVLENSEVSETGKEVLTSDQVKGAIFFKHVSFGYHPEKVLIKDLSIDIPAGSKVAIVGPTGAGKSTIINLLMRFYPINSGDILLDAHSIYNYTRASLRQQFGMVLQETWLKQGTIHDNIAFGNPDASREQVIAAAKAANADFFIQQLPQGYDTKLENAGESLSVGQAQLLTIARVFLAIPKILILDEATSSIDTRTEVLVQDAFAKLMKGRTSFIIAHRLSTIQDADLILVLVDGDIVEHGNHHDLMDRKGKYYQMQKAAAFSSE; this is translated from the coding sequence ATGAGACGACAAACTGCAAACCAGACGCTCAAACGTTTAGCCGTAGATTTAGTAAGCCATCCTTTTCTCCTTTTCCTTGCCTTTCTAGGAACTATTGCCCAAGTTGCTTTATCGATCTACCTACCTATCTTGATTGGGCAGGTCATTGACCAGGTCCTAGTAGCTGATTCTTCACCAGTTTTTTGGCAGATTTTCCTTCAGATGATCTTGGTGGTTATAGGAAATACACTGGTACAATGGGCCAATCCTCTTCTTTATAATCGTCTAATCTTCTCTTATACCAAAGACTTGCGAGAGCGAATCATTCATAAGCTCCATCGTTTACCGATTGCTTTTGTGGATCGGCAGGGCAGTGGAGAGATGGTCAGTCGTGTGACCACAGACATCGAGCAGTTGGCAGCTGGTTTGACCATGATATTTAACCAATTTTTCATTGGCGTCTTGATGATTTTGGTTAGCATTCTAGCAATGCTTCAAATTCACCTCCTCATGACCCTCTTGGTCTTGCTGTTGACGCCACTGTCTATGGTGATTTCACGCTTTATTGCCAAACGCTCTTATCATCTCTTCCAGAAGCAAACAGAGACGAGGGGAATTCAGACTCAGCTGATTGAAGAATCGCTTAGCCAGCAAACTATTATCCAGTCCTTTAATGCTCAGACAGAGTTTATCCAAAGACTGCACGAGGCGAATGCCAACTACGCAGGCTATTCTCAGTCAGCCATCTTTTATTCTTCAACGGTCAATCCTTCGACTCGCTTTGTCAATGCGCTCATTTACGCGCTTTTAGCTGGAGTGGGAGCTTATCGTATCATGATGGGATCCACCTTGACTATTGGGCGTTTAGTGACTTTTTTAAACTATGTCCAACAGTACACCAAGCCCTTTAACGATATTTCTTCAGTTCTAGCCGAGTTGCAAAGTGCTCTCGCTTGTGCAGAGCGCATCTATGCTGTCTTAGAGAACTCTGAGGTGTCTGAAACAGGTAAGGAAGTCTTGACCAGCGACCAAGTCAAGGGAGCTATTTTCTTTAAACATGTCTCTTTTGGCTATCATCCTGAGAAGGTTTTGATTAAGGATTTATCCATTGATATTCCAGCTGGTAGCAAGGTAGCCATCGTTGGTCCGACAGGTGCTGGAAAATCAACTATTATCAATCTCCTCATGCGTTTTTATCCTATTAATTCAGGAGATATCTTGTTAGATGCTCATTCCATTTACAATTATACCCGAGCGTCATTGAGACAGCAGTTTGGGATGGTTCTCCAAGAAACCTGGCTCAAGCAAGGAACCATCCATGACAATATTGCCTTTGGAAATCCTGATGCTAGTCGGGAGCAGGTGATTGCTGCCGCAAAAGCAGCCAATGCAGACTTTTTCATCCAACAGTTACCACAGGGATACGATACCAAGTTGGAAAATGCAGGAGAATCACTATCTGTCGGTCAAGCCCAGCTCTTGACCATCGCCCGAGTCTTTCTAGCTATACCAAAGATTCTTATCTTAGACGAAGCGACTTCCTCCATCGATACACGGACAGAAGTGCTAGTACAGGATGCCTTTGCTAAACTCATGAAGGGACGTACAAGCTTTATCATTGCTCACCGTTTGTCAACCATTCAGGATGCGGATTTGATTCTTGTCTTGGTAGATGGTGACATTGTAGAGCATGGTAACCATCATGATCTCATGGATAGAAAGGGCAAGTATTACCAAATGCAAAAAGCTGCGGCCTTTAGCTCTGAATAA
- a CDS encoding TRZ/ATZ family protein, with protein MKVYQHVNIVTCDQDFHVYLDGVLAVKDSQIVYVGQEEPEILEQAEQIIDYQGAWIMPGLVNCHTHSAMTGLRGIRDDSNLHEWLNDYIWPAEAGFTPDMTTKAVKEALTEMLQSGTTTFNDMYNPNGVDIEQIYQAVKASKMRCYFSPTLFSSEAETTAETISRTRAIIEEILEYENPNFKVMVAPHSPYSCSRDLLEASLDMAKELDIPIHIHVAETKEESGIILKRYGKRPLAFLEELGYLDHPSVFAHGVELNEREIERLATSHVAIAHNPISNLKLASGIAPIIQLQKAGVAVGIATDSVASNNNLDMFEEGRTAALLQKMKSGDASQFPIEAALKALTIEGAKVLGMEKQIGSLEVGKQADFLVIQPQGKIHLQPQENILSHLVYAVKSSDVDDVYIAGEQVVKQGKVLTVEI; from the coding sequence ATGAAAGTCTATCAGCATGTAAATATCGTGACTTGTGACCAAGATTTCCATGTTTATTTGGATGGTGTCTTAGCCGTTAAGGATTCTCAAATCGTCTATGTCGGCCAAGAGGAGCCAGAGATTTTAGAGCAAGCTGAGCAGATTATAGACTATCAGGGAGCCTGGATCATGCCTGGTTTGGTTAATTGCCACACCCATTCTGCCATGACAGGTTTGCGAGGGATTCGGGATGACAGCAACCTCCATGAATGGCTCAATGACTATATCTGGCCGGCAGAAGCAGGATTTACTCCCGACATGACTACCAAGGCAGTCAAAGAAGCTCTGACAGAGATGCTCCAGTCAGGGACAACAACCTTCAACGATATGTATAATCCCAATGGTGTGGATATTGAGCAAATTTATCAGGCAGTCAAGGCATCTAAGATGCGTTGTTATTTCTCACCGACCCTCTTTTCTTCAGAGGCAGAAACAACTGCTGAGACCATAAGCAGAACACGTGCCATCATAGAGGAAATCTTAGAATATGAAAACCCAAATTTCAAGGTTATGGTAGCTCCTCATTCTCCATATAGCTGTAGTAGAGACTTGCTGGAAGCGAGCTTAGATATGGCAAAAGAGCTGGACATTCCTATCCATATCCATGTGGCGGAGACTAAGGAGGAATCAGGAATTATCCTCAAACGATACGGCAAACGCCCCCTCGCCTTTCTAGAAGAACTGGGTTACTTAGATCATCCGTCTGTCTTTGCTCATGGGGTCGAATTAAACGAGAGAGAAATTGAACGCTTGGCAACTTCTCATGTGGCTATCGCCCATAATCCTATTAGTAACCTCAAACTGGCCTCAGGGATAGCTCCAATCATCCAACTGCAAAAAGCAGGAGTAGCAGTCGGAATTGCGACAGACTCGGTTGCTTCCAATAACAATCTTGATATGTTTGAGGAAGGACGGACCGCAGCCCTTCTTCAGAAAATGAAGAGTGGAGATGCCAGCCAATTCCCTATCGAGGCAGCCCTTAAGGCACTGACGATCGAAGGAGCTAAGGTTCTAGGAATGGAAAAGCAGATAGGAAGCCTAGAAGTCGGCAAACAGGCAGATTTTCTGGTCATTCAACCACAAGGAAAAATCCATCTTCAACCTCAGGAAAATATACTCTCTCACCTGGTTTATGCTGTCAAATCCAGTGATGTCGATGATGTTTATATCGCTGGAGAACAGGTGGTTAAGCAAGGCAAAGTTTTGACAGTAGAGATTTAA
- the rplJ gene encoding 50S ribosomal protein L10, translated as MSEAIIAKKAELVDVVAEKMKAAASIVVVDARGLTVEQDTVLRRELRGSEVEYKVIKNSILRRAAEKAGLEDLASVFVGPSAVAFSNEDVIAPAKILNDFAKNAEALEIKGGAIEGAVASKEEIVALATLPNREGLLSMLLSVLQAPVRNVALAVKAVADNKEDAA; from the coding sequence ATGAGTGAAGCAATTATTGCTAAGAAAGCGGAACTAGTTGACGTAGTAGCTGAGAAAATGAAAGCTGCTGCATCAATCGTCGTTGTAGACGCTCGTGGTTTGACAGTTGAACAAGATACAGTTCTTCGTCGTGAGCTTCGTGGAAGCGAAGTTGAGTATAAAGTAATTAAAAACTCAATCTTACGTCGTGCAGCTGAAAAAGCTGGTCTTGAAGATCTTGCATCTGTTTTTGTTGGACCATCTGCAGTAGCATTTTCTAACGAAGATGTTATCGCACCAGCGAAAATCTTGAACGATTTTGCTAAAAACGCTGAAGCACTTGAAATCAAAGGTGGTGCAATCGAAGGCGCTGTCGCATCTAAAGAAGAAATCGTTGCTCTTGCAACTCTTCCAAACCGCGAAGGACTTCTTTCTATGCTCCTTTCTGTACTTCAAGCGCCAGTGCGCAACGTTGCTCTTGCAGTCAAAGCGGTTGCAGACAACAAAGAAGACGCAGCTTAA
- the rplL gene encoding 50S ribosomal protein L7/L12 yields MALNIENIIAEIKEASILELNDLVKAIEEEFGVTAAAPVAVAAAGAADAGAAKDSFDVELTAAGDKKVGVIKVVREITGLGLKEAKELVDGAPGVIKEGVPTAEAEEIKAKLEEAGASVTLK; encoded by the coding sequence ATGGCATTGAACATTGAAAACATTATTGCTGAAATTAAAGAAGCTTCAATCCTTGAATTGAACGACCTTGTAAAAGCTATCGAAGAAGAATTTGGTGTAACTGCAGCTGCTCCTGTAGCTGTTGCTGCAGCTGGTGCTGCTGACGCTGGTGCTGCTAAAGACTCATTTGACGTTGAGTTGACAGCTGCTGGTGACAAAAAAGTTGGCGTTATCAAAGTTGTACGTGAAATCACTGGTCTTGGACTTAAAGAAGCTAAAGAACTTGTTGATGGTGCACCAGGTGTCATCAAAGAAGGCGTTCCAACTGCAGAAGCTGAAGAAATCAAAGCTAAATTGGAAGAAGCTGGAGCTTCAGTTACTCTTAAATAA
- a CDS encoding DUF2268 domain-containing protein, with amino-acid sequence MQINMIRSDKVYQEMLELPLEKREGYFRAKILAPFATKYQTQHIPLKAKYPGGFDALFLLGFMNQLPSTLSEKDRPAIDALSSDQLWQNCQDTIKRSIGLFEQAGYDLEVEDYYFTILLGNPEKPMLQLNKGYSGDGGIPGYLMLSLLPNDYTLPRVQAALAHECNHNVRFQFVKWNQQTTLADWVVSEGLAESFAAELYGKDLIGSWVTSTSPEQLEEIKPIISSQLQLTGMAEMAPYLYGDEIAKIQGQIPVGMPYAAGYAYGYHLIQAYLKKTGKSIIEATVTSTEEILEATKDFWK; translated from the coding sequence ATGCAAATCAATATGATTCGTTCAGATAAAGTTTACCAAGAGATGCTCGAGCTTCCTTTAGAAAAGAGAGAAGGTTACTTTCGAGCTAAAATATTAGCACCTTTTGCAACCAAATACCAAACGCAACACATTCCTCTGAAAGCAAAGTATCCTGGAGGATTTGATGCTCTTTTCCTACTTGGCTTTATGAATCAGCTACCCAGCACTTTGTCAGAAAAGGATAGACCAGCTATTGATGCTCTGAGCTCTGATCAACTCTGGCAAAATTGTCAAGATACCATCAAGAGGAGTATCGGTCTTTTTGAGCAAGCTGGCTATGATTTAGAGGTTGAGGATTACTATTTTACTATTTTGTTAGGCAATCCAGAAAAACCTATGCTACAGCTCAATAAGGGTTACAGCGGAGATGGAGGAATTCCAGGCTACCTCATGCTTAGTTTACTACCAAATGACTATACTTTACCCCGTGTGCAGGCAGCGTTGGCCCATGAGTGTAATCACAATGTCCGTTTCCAATTTGTCAAATGGAATCAGCAGACGACATTAGCAGACTGGGTAGTCAGTGAGGGATTGGCAGAGTCTTTTGCAGCTGAGCTTTATGGCAAAGATCTAATCGGATCTTGGGTTACTTCAACCAGTCCAGAGCAGTTAGAAGAGATTAAGCCCATCATCTCAAGTCAGCTTCAGCTAACAGGGATGGCGGAAATGGCACCATATCTCTACGGTGATGAAATAGCTAAGATACAGGGTCAGATACCAGTTGGAATGCCTTATGCTGCGGGCTATGCTTATGGTTATCATCTGATACAAGCTTATCTGAAAAAGACTGGCAAGAGCATTATTGAGGCTACTGTGACATCAACGGAAGAGATTCTAGAGGCGACGAAAGACTTTTGGAAATGA
- a CDS encoding EXLDI protein, whose protein sequence is MHYKRVELKVANQGIHERKIFQGVKIFSRSKLSKDQKSILTQKLYLTPKQNIVYYQRTDINYDQNWYHHKDYYELAYGQMDRETVFKVCQDFDELSPFLENELLEKLKEEQSAGKFFEKLDI, encoded by the coding sequence ATGCACTATAAAAGAGTTGAATTAAAAGTCGCAAATCAGGGTATCCATGAGCGCAAGATTTTTCAAGGTGTTAAGATTTTCAGTCGTAGCAAGCTGTCCAAAGATCAGAAAAGCATTCTAACACAGAAGCTTTACCTGACACCGAAGCAAAACATTGTTTACTATCAACGGACAGATATCAACTATGACCAGAACTGGTATCATCATAAGGACTATTATGAATTAGCTTATGGTCAGATGGATAGAGAGACGGTTTTTAAGGTTTGCCAAGATTTTGACGAACTAAGTCCTTTTCTGGAGAACGAGCTGCTGGAGAAGCTAAAAGAAGAGCAGTCTGCAGGCAAATTTTTTGAAAAATTAGATATATAA
- a CDS encoding GNAT family N-acetyltransferase, whose product MNLRPMEVRDNLAVAQLIRASLEEFGLDKPGTVYFDSHLDHLADYYQQQERAAYFILEDEGQLVGCGGFAPVSDKIAELQKLYVTKNSRGKGYSSRLIKRIFHEARLAGYEQLYLETSTELATAVVIYQHYGFTALQQPLSNAAGHPAMNIWMIKSLLSDE is encoded by the coding sequence ATGAACTTACGGCCAATGGAAGTAAGAGATAATCTAGCTGTAGCACAACTCATTCGAGCTAGTCTTGAAGAATTCGGGCTTGACAAACCTGGAACAGTCTACTTTGATTCTCATCTAGATCATTTGGCCGACTACTATCAACAGCAAGAGAGAGCAGCTTACTTTATTCTGGAAGATGAAGGTCAGCTGGTTGGTTGCGGTGGCTTTGCACCTGTGTCTGATAAGATTGCTGAATTACAAAAACTGTATGTCACTAAAAATAGCCGTGGCAAAGGTTATTCCAGCAGGTTGATAAAGCGGATATTCCATGAAGCCCGCCTAGCAGGTTATGAACAACTTTATCTAGAAACCTCTACTGAACTGGCTACGGCTGTGGTAATCTATCAGCACTATGGTTTTACAGCATTGCAACAACCACTTTCTAACGCTGCCGGCCACCCAGCTATGAATATCTGGATGATAAAATCCCTCTTATCAGATGAATAG
- the gdhA gene encoding NADP-specific glutamate dehydrogenase yields MTSAKDYIQSVFATVKARNGHEAEFLQAVEEFFSTLEPVFEKHPEYIEENILARITEPERVISFRVPWVDREGKVQVNRGYRVQFNSAVGPYKGGLRFHPTVNQGILKFLGFEQIFKNVLTGLPIGGGKGGSDFDPKGKTDAEVMRFCQSFMTELQKYIGPSLDVPAGDIGVGGREIGYLYGQYKRLNQFDAGVLTGKPLGFGGSLIRPEATGYGLVYYTEEMLKANGNSFAGKKVVISGSGNVAQYALQKATELGATVISVSDSNGYVIDENGIDFDLLVDVKEKRRARLTEYAAEKATATYHEGSVWTYAGNYDIALPCATQNEINGDAAKRLVAQGVICVSEGANMPSDLDAIKVYKENGILYGPAKAANAGGVAVSALEMSQNSLRLSWTREEVDGRLKDIMTNIFNTAKTTAETYGLGTDYLAGANIAAFENVANAMIAQGIV; encoded by the coding sequence ATGACATCTGCTAAAGACTATATCCAAAGCGTGTTTGCAACTGTGAAAGCTCGTAACGGGCATGAGGCTGAATTTCTCCAGGCGGTTGAGGAATTCTTCAGTACCTTGGAGCCTGTCTTTGAAAAACACCCTGAGTATATCGAAGAAAACATCTTGGCACGTATCACTGAGCCTGAGCGCGTGATTTCTTTCCGTGTTCCTTGGGTGGACCGTGAGGGAAAAGTCCAAGTCAACCGTGGTTACCGTGTTCAATTCAACTCAGCTGTTGGACCATATAAAGGCGGACTTCGTTTCCACCCAACTGTAAACCAAGGGATCTTGAAATTCCTTGGCTTCGAACAAATCTTTAAAAACGTTTTGACTGGACTTCCAATCGGTGGAGGTAAAGGTGGATCAGACTTCGATCCTAAAGGGAAGACTGATGCTGAAGTGATGCGCTTCTGCCAAAGCTTCATGACTGAATTGCAAAAATACATCGGACCATCTCTTGATGTACCTGCTGGTGATATCGGTGTTGGAGGACGTGAAATTGGTTACCTTTACGGACAATACAAACGTCTTAACCAATTTGATGCGGGTGTCTTGACTGGTAAACCTCTTGGATTTGGTGGTAGCTTGATTCGTCCAGAAGCAACTGGTTATGGTTTGGTTTACTATACTGAAGAAATGCTCAAAGCTAATGGTAACAGTTTTGCTGGTAAGAAAGTGGTTATTTCAGGTTCTGGTAACGTAGCTCAATATGCTCTTCAAAAAGCAACTGAACTCGGCGCTACTGTTATCTCTGTATCTGACTCAAACGGTTATGTCATCGACGAAAACGGAATTGACTTTGATCTTTTGGTTGATGTTAAAGAAAAACGCCGTGCTCGTTTGACTGAGTATGCAGCTGAGAAAGCAACTGCTACTTACCATGAAGGTTCTGTATGGACTTACGCTGGAAACTACGACATCGCTCTTCCATGTGCGACTCAAAACGAAATCAACGGCGACGCAGCTAAACGTTTGGTTGCTCAAGGCGTTATCTGTGTATCTGAAGGTGCTAACATGCCTAGTGACCTTGATGCGATTAAAGTCTACAAAGAAAACGGAATCCTTTACGGACCTGCCAAAGCTGCTAACGCTGGTGGTGTAGCTGTATCAGCGCTTGAAATGAGCCAAAACAGCCTTCGCCTTTCATGGACCCGTGAAGAAGTTGATGGACGCCTCAAAGACATCATGACAAACATCTTCAATACAGCTAAAACAACTGCTGAAACATACGGACTTGGTACCGACTACCTTGCAGGAGCAAATATCGCTGCCTTCGAAAACGTAGCAAACGCTATGATTGCACAAGGTATTGTTTAA
- a CDS encoding dihydroorotate oxidase — protein MVSTKTQIAGFEFDNCLMNAAGVACMTIEELEGVKNSAAGTFVTKTATLDFRQGNPEPRYQDVPLGSINSMGLPNNGLDYYLDYLLDLQEKEPNRTFFLSLVGMSPEETHTILKKVQESEFKGLTELNLSCPNVPGKPQIAYDFETTDRILSEVFAYFTKPLGIKLPPYFDIVHFDQAAAIFNKYPLKFVNCVNSIGNGLYIEDESVVIRPKNGFGGIGGEYIKPTALANVHAFYQRLNPQIQIIGTGGVLTGRDAFEHILCGASMVQVGTTLHKEGVGVFERITNELKAIMVEKGYESLEDFRGKLRYID, from the coding sequence ATGGTATCAACGAAAACACAAATAGCTGGCTTTGAGTTTGACAATTGCTTGATGAATGCAGCGGGTGTTGCTTGTATGACGATAGAAGAGCTTGAAGGGGTCAAAAACTCAGCAGCGGGTACTTTTGTCACGAAGACAGCGACCTTGGACTTTCGTCAGGGCAATCCTGAGCCACGCTACCAGGATGTTCCACTTGGTTCTATCAACTCTATGGGCTTGCCAAATAACGGCTTAGACTACTATCTGGACTATCTTTTGGACTTGCAGGAAAAAGAGCCAAACCGTACTTTCTTCCTATCTTTAGTTGGCATGTCTCCAGAAGAAACACATACCATCTTGAAAAAAGTTCAAGAGAGTGAATTCAAAGGACTGACAGAGCTTAATCTCTCTTGTCCAAATGTTCCAGGAAAACCTCAGATTGCCTATGATTTTGAAACAACAGACCGTATCTTGTCAGAGGTATTTGCCTACTTTACCAAACCTCTTGGAATCAAATTGCCACCTTATTTTGATATTGTCCACTTTGACCAAGCGGCTGCTATTTTCAACAAATATCCACTCAAATTTGTTAACTGTGTTAACTCTATCGGGAACGGCCTATATATAGAAGACGAGTCGGTCGTTATTCGTCCTAAAAATGGTTTTGGTGGCATTGGTGGAGAGTATATCAAACCGACTGCTCTTGCTAATGTGCACGCCTTTTATCAACGCTTAAATCCGCAAATCCAAATTATCGGAACGGGTGGTGTTCTAACGGGTCGTGATGCCTTTGAACACATCCTCTGCGGTGCTAGCATGGTGCAAGTAGGGACCACCCTACACAAGGAAGGCGTTGGAGTTTTTGAGCGCATTACCAATGAATTGAAAGCTATTATGGTGGAAAAAGGGTATGAGAGCCTAGAAGATTTCCGTGGGAAATTGCGCTATATTGATTAA
- the holA gene encoding DNA polymerase III subunit delta produces the protein MLAIEDSQKLTLSNLSSLNLFTGTDQGQFEVMKSQVLRQIGYDPADLNFAYFDMKEVAYKDLELELVSLPFFADEKIVILDHFVDITTAKKRFLADDELKSFEEYLDNPSPTTKLLIFAEGKLDSKRRLVKLLKRDATVFDAIEPKEQELRQFFQKWSQTQGLQFAEKSFENLLIKSGFQFSEIQKNLLFLQSYKSDGVIEEKDIVEAIPKTLQDNIFDLTQFILAKKIDQARDLVRDLTLQGEDEIKLIAVMLGQFRTFTQVKILSETGQTESQIVSSLGTYLGRNPNPYQIKFALRDSRGISIAFLKRAISYLIETDYQIKTGVYEKGYLFEKALLQIAAEAN, from the coding sequence ATGCTAGCCATTGAAGACAGTCAGAAGTTGACTTTATCAAATCTATCTAGCTTGAATCTATTTACAGGAACAGATCAGGGCCAGTTTGAAGTTATGAAGAGTCAGGTGTTGAGGCAGATTGGTTATGATCCAGCTGATCTCAATTTTGCTTACTTTGATATGAAAGAAGTAGCTTATAAAGACTTAGAGTTGGAGTTGGTCAGTCTCCCTTTCTTTGCGGATGAGAAAATCGTGATATTAGACCATTTTGTCGATATCACAACAGCCAAGAAACGCTTTTTAGCAGATGATGAGCTCAAGTCGTTTGAAGAATACCTTGATAACCCTTCACCAACAACCAAGTTATTGATTTTTGCAGAAGGAAAGTTAGATAGTAAAAGACGGCTGGTCAAATTGCTCAAACGAGATGCGACTGTCTTTGATGCTATTGAACCCAAGGAACAAGAACTCCGCCAGTTTTTCCAAAAATGGAGTCAGACACAAGGTCTGCAGTTTGCGGAAAAATCTTTTGAAAATCTACTCATCAAGTCTGGTTTTCAGTTTAGCGAAATCCAGAAAAATCTCCTCTTTTTACAGTCTTATAAATCAGACGGCGTGATTGAGGAGAAGGACATTGTCGAGGCCATTCCAAAGACCTTGCAGGATAATATTTTTGATTTGACTCAGTTTATTTTAGCTAAGAAGATTGACCAGGCCCGTGACTTGGTTAGAGACTTGACCTTGCAAGGGGAGGATGAGATCAAGCTCATAGCTGTCATGTTAGGACAGTTTCGTACCTTTACCCAAGTGAAGATTTTATCAGAGACTGGTCAGACGGAATCGCAGATTGTAAGCAGTCTGGGAACTTATTTGGGGCGAAATCCTAATCCTTATCAAATCAAGTTTGCACTGAGAGATTCGAGAGGGATTTCCATTGCCTTTCTCAAGCGAGCGATTTCTTATTTGATTGAAACAGACTACCAGATTAAGACAGGTGTCTATGAAAAGGGGTACCTGTTTGAAAAGGCACTTTTGCAGATCGCGGCAGAAGCAAATTGA
- the sodA gene encoding superoxide dismutase SodA, which yields MAIILPDLPYAYDALEPYIDAETMHLHHDKHHQTYVNNANAALEKHPEIGEDLEVLLADVDSIPADIRQALINNGGGHLNHALFWELMTPEKTAPSAELAAAIDATFGSFEEFQAAFTAAATTRFGSGWAWLVVNKEGKLEVTSTANQDTPISEGKKPILGLDVWEHAYYVKYRNVRPDYIKAFFSVINWNKVDELYAAAK from the coding sequence ATGGCTATTATCTTACCAGACCTTCCATACGCATACGACGCTTTGGAACCATACATCGATGCAGAAACAATGCACTTGCACCATGACAAACACCACCAAACTTATGTAAACAATGCAAATGCAGCTCTTGAAAAACACCCTGAAATTGGTGAAGACCTTGAAGTCTTGCTTGCTGATGTAGATTCTATCCCAGCTGATATCCGCCAAGCGCTTATCAACAATGGTGGTGGACACTTGAACCACGCTCTTTTCTGGGAATTGATGACTCCAGAAAAAACAGCTCCTTCAGCAGAACTTGCAGCAGCAATCGATGCAACATTTGGTTCATTTGAAGAGTTCCAAGCAGCCTTTACAGCAGCAGCTACAACTCGCTTTGGTTCTGGCTGGGCTTGGTTGGTTGTCAACAAAGAAGGGAAGCTTGAAGTAACTTCAACAGCAAACCAAGACACACCAATCTCAGAAGGCAAAAAACCAATCTTGGGCTTGGACGTTTGGGAACATGCTTACTACGTGAAATACCGCAACGTGCGTCCTGACTACATCAAAGCTTTCTTCTCAGTGATTAACTGGAACAAAGTAGACGAGCTATACGCAGCAGCTAAATAA
- a CDS encoding YutD family protein, translated as MRKEIAPELYNYNKFPGPEFHVNGDKVETEGIAFTLVENIKDAFDVTVFNQRFSEVLTKFDYVVGDWSNEQLRLRGFYKDDRTEEKIEKISRLQDYLLEYCSYGCAYFVLENQAPKRASFDKKMRKKEEENLPRRGKKPSQNKRKPNADKRNRRRHKDQKSQKEDKGQRHFVIRQK; from the coding sequence ATGCGTAAAGAAATTGCACCTGAATTATACAACTATAACAAGTTTCCTGGCCCAGAATTTCATGTGAATGGGGATAAGGTTGAGACTGAAGGGATTGCTTTTACCTTGGTTGAAAATATCAAGGATGCTTTCGATGTGACTGTCTTTAATCAACGCTTCTCAGAAGTGTTGACCAAGTTTGATTATGTCGTGGGGGACTGGAGCAATGAACAGCTCCGCCTACGCGGTTTTTACAAAGACGATCGAACAGAGGAAAAAATTGAAAAAATCAGTCGCTTACAAGATTATCTTTTGGAGTACTGTAGTTATGGTTGTGCTTATTTTGTCTTAGAAAACCAAGCACCTAAGCGTGCGTCATTTGACAAGAAAATGCGTAAAAAGGAAGAGGAAAACCTTCCTAGAAGAGGAAAGAAACCTTCGCAAAACAAGAGAAAACCAAATGCGGATAAGAGAAATAGACGTCGTCATAAGGACCAAAAGTCTCAGAAAGAGGACAAGGGACAGCGCCATTTTGTCATTCGTCAGAAATAG